Proteins encoded within one genomic window of Bombus vancouverensis nearcticus chromosome 4, iyBomVanc1_principal, whole genome shotgun sequence:
- the pins gene encoding G-protein-signaling modulator pins, whose product MSLSASAENLTSEGQNSERWNMCLELALEGERLCKAGDCKSGVAFFQAAIQAGTDDLRILSAIYSQLGNAYFYLGDYVKAMQYHKLDLTLARNMGDKLGEAKSSGNLGNTLKVMGKFDEAMICCKRHLEISREIGDKLSEGRALYNLGNVYHAKGKQAGRVGHQDPGEFSEDVRQCLQQAVHYYEENLELMKELEDSAAQGRACGNLGNTFYLLGDFQQAIYYHNERLKIAREFGDKAAERRANSNLGNSHIFLGEFEKAAQHYKRTLVLAQELGDREVEAQACYSLGNTYTLLRDYPTAIEYHLWHLEIAQQLKDRVGEGRACWSLGNAYAAMGNHEKALHYANLHLTISKELEDPMGQATAQMNVDDLQKILGLEKGQQENNKENIAQKLSTNTGANVNISSPCRYRLRRQSMDNLDLIKLTPDAKLKEQAESQIDKSNNTTPQLTQKEEDSFFDLLSRFQSGRMDDQRCALNINRNPKFRTITPEVCESEDKDGEDLLELIAGMQSKRMDEQRVTLPYLPGLNSNQDSDDSFIEMLVRCQGSRLEDQRSPLPAASTVHDAEEEHNQRSNGTTQAGSTVPEEDLFALIQRLQAGRMEDQRASGPGKTC is encoded by the exons ATGTCTCTGAGTGCGAGTGCGGAAAATTTAACATCAGAAGGGCAA AATAGTGAAAGGTGGAATATGTGCCTTGAATTGGCGCTTGAGGGTGAACGTCTGTGTAAGGCTGGAGATTGTAAATCTGGGGTAGCATTCTTTCAAGCTGCAATTCAAGCTGGTACAGATGACTTAAGGATCTTAAGTGCAATTTACAGCCAATTAGGAAATGCTTATTTTTACCTTGGAGACTATGTGAAAGCAATGCAATATCATAAATTGGATTTGACATTAGCACGTAACATGGGAGACAAATTAGGAGAAGCAAAGTCTAGTGGAAACTTGGGAAATACATTGAAAGTCATGGGAAAGTTTGATGAGGCTATGATTTGTTGCAAGAGACACTTGGAAATTTCAAGAGAAATTGGAGACAAG CTAAGCGAAGGAAGAGCTTTATACAATTTGGGGAATGTCTATCATGCTAAAGGTAAACAGGCGGGTAGAGTAGGTCATCAAGATCCTGGGGAATTTTCTGAGGATGTCAGACAATGTTTACAACAAGCTGTACACTATTATGA AGAAAACTTAGAATTAATGAAGGAATTGGAAGATTCTGCTGCTCAAGGTAGAGCTTGTGGAAATTTAGGAAATACATTTTATCTTCTTGGCGATTTTCAACAAGCAATTTATTATCACAATGAAAGATTAAAGATTGCCAGAGAATTCGGTGATAAAGCTGCTGAGAGGAGGGCAAACAGTAATCTAGGAAATTCACATATATTTCTTGGTGAATTTGAGAAAGCTGCACAACATTATAA GAGAACTCTCGTCCTTGCACAAGAGTTAGGAGATAGAGAAGTAGAAGCACAGGCATGCTATTCCCTAGGAAATACGTATACTCTATTGCGAGATTATCCAACTGCAATAGAATACCATTTGTGGCACCTTGAAATAGCACAACAGCTTAAAGATCGTGTAGGTGAAGGCCGTGCCTGCTGGTCTTTGGGAAACGCATATGCTGCAATGGGTAACCATGAAAAAGCACTACATTATGCCAATCTACATCTAACCATTTCCAAAGAATTGGAAGATCCAATGGGACAAGCTACTGCACAAATGAATGTCGATGATTTACAAAAGATTCTGGGTTTGGAAAAAGGGCAGCAAGAGAACaataaagaaaatattgcaCAAAAACTATCGACCAATACTGGTGCAAATGTTAATATATCTTCACCATGTAGATATAGGCTTAGACGACAAAGCATGGATAATCTCGATCTCATTAAG ctCACACCGGACGCAAAACTAAAAGAGCAAGCTGAATCTCAAATAGATAAAAGTAATAACACAACACCACAACTTACTCAAAAAGAAGAAGATAGTTTCTTTGATCTTCTATCTCGTTTTCAATCCGGTAGAATGGATGATCAACGTTGTGCATTGAATATAAATCGCAATCCGAAGTTTAGAACGATAACACCTGAGGTTTGCGAGTCGGAAGATAA GGATGGAGAAGATTTACTAGAACTGATTGCTGGAATGCAAAGTAAAAGAATGGATGAGCAACGAGTGACGCTGCCTTACTTACCTGGCCTAAACAGTAATCAAGATTCCGACGATTCCTTTATCGAGATGTTGGTTAGGTGCCAG GGTTCGCGTTTAGAAGATCAGCGGAGCCCTTTACCAGCAGCATCAACGGTGCACGATGCTGAAGAGGAACACAACCAAAGATCTAATGGGACTACTCAAGCAGGGTCGACAGTGCCTGAGGAGGATCTTTTCGCTTTAATACAAAGACTTCAGGCCGGACGAATGGAAGATCAAAGAGCCTCTGGTCCTGGCAAAACCTGTTAA
- the LOC117156897 gene encoding uncharacterized protein LOC117156897 isoform X3, with product MEKIRALILPDQFASLKVAKSTLEFIRLEGDLQDRCRLQRVLARLDSQRLNLSGFPNVLKVRAAETKDDFPTRHSWNSYFRDAKHMNELKPGERPDTIHITGLPVKWFTEDGATMPSESLINKIFKKWGVLRRIDVPAADPYRSRMRLGTNINKFSYEDGIFFDAYIQYIEYMDFVRAMDALRGMKLLKKEEEKAFTASIKITFDKTKHMSDSSVAHREFERKRLIAQDTLAAERLRRKEEAEEKRREELKKKEEADAVAKENRRKKREEKRKRKAITIFRKKEEDKVSMKIAREGQKLIKAQRQLESIRLLDELFDRIKIKVENNEIKIDEFSNDAKREDKRSNKVAGTIEILSSEEDSKDEKKDKKVKKSKKRKSKKEKKKKKKRKKGGKDSENSASLSEESGAEEQTKKLKSVLNQNVTYPSSSTAPSTLEPLSYPTLYPRFPQPWYYDAPLPVIYPSLPRGISRGGRFPRGRGRGFSWRNAGNPHTLHTFNPHLYNEQYYKYFAHLVGQDYHSFDYRSSRSRSRKRSFSRSRSRSRSISRSRSRSRSKSRSRSRSRSRSRSCSKSRSISRGKSRSKSRSQSKLRSGSRSRSRRQSRSRSRSKRRRGRSRSRSKSDTRMRSRSRRSRSKKKSRSKSHSNSRNNSKHPYRRRRERSVSKVKITRAKSRSTSPKRRSRSSTWSMPKSPGRRSCSWSKGAEAVSNKMDTVQSTNIMEQETANKGAPQTFHLENITSD from the exons ATGGAGAAGATCCGTGCCCTTATATTACCGGACCAGTTTGCATCTCTGAAAGTAGCCAAGAGTACATTGGAATTTATCAGATTGGAAGGAGATTTGCAAGACAGATGCAGACTACAGCGTGTGCTTGCAAGATTGGATTCCCAGCGTTTGAACTTGTCTGGATTCCCCAATGTGCTAAAAGTCCGTGCAGCAGAAACAAAGGATGATTTTCCAACGAGGCATAGTTGGAATTCTTATTTTAGAGATGCCAAGCATATGAATGAACTAAAACCTGGAGAAAGGCCTGATACTATACACATAACAGGCTTACCTGTTAAATGGTTCACTGAAGATGGTGCAACTATGCCCAGTGAATCCTTGATCAATAAGATCTTCAAGAAATGGGGAGTACTTAGAAGAATAGATGTACCTGCTGCTGATCCTTATAGGTCTAGAATGCGTCTTGgcacaaatataaataagtttAGTTATGAAGATGGCATATTTTTTGATgcgtatattcaatatattgaatatatgGATTTTGTTAGAGCTATGGATGCATTGCGTGGTATGAAACttcttaaaaaagaagaagaaaaagcatTTACAGCCTCTATTAAG attACTTTTGATAAAACAAAACACATGAGCGATAGTTCTGTTGCACATAGAGAATTTGAAAGAAAACGTCTTATAGCCCAGGATACATTAGCAGCAGAACGACTTCGTAGGAAAGAAGAAGCTGAAGAAAAACGTCGAGAAGAACTAAA gaagaaagaagaagctgATGCAGTAGCTAAAGAAAATAGACGGAAAAAACGggaagagaaacgaaaacgTAAAGCTATAACTATATTTCGAAAGAAGGAAGAGGATAAGGTGTCCATGAAGATTGCCAGAGAAGGccaaaaattaataaaagcaCAAAGGCAACTTGAAAGCATTCGTTTGTTAGATGAATTATTTGATAGAATAAAG ATAAAAGTAGAAAACAATGAGATTAAAATAGATGAATTCTCAAACGATGCAAAAAGGGAAGACAAGAGAAGTAATAAAGTAGCTGGTACCATTGAAATATTGAGTTCAGAAGAAGATTCTAAGGATgaaaagaaagataagaaagtaaaaaaatcaaagaagagaaaatctaagaaagaaaaaaagaaaaag AAGAAACGGAAGAAGGGTGGTAAGGATTCTGAAAATTCTGCAAGCCTAAGCGAGGAATCAGGCGCAGAAGAGcaaacaaaaaaattaaaaagtgttCTGAATCAAAATGTTACATATCCATCATCGTCAACAG CACCGTCAACTTTAGAACCTCTTTCTTATCCCACCCTTTATCCACGTTTCCCACAACCATGGTATTATGATGCGCCCCTGCCTGTGATTTACCCCAGTTTACCGAGAGGTATATCCAGAGGTGGTCGTTTTCCACGAGGACGGGGTAGGGGATTTTCATGGCGTAATGCTGGAAATCCTCATACGTTACATACATTTAATCCTCATCTGTATAACGAACAGTACTACAAATACTTTGCTCATTTAGTAGGCCAGGACTATCATTCTTTCGACTACAGAAGCTCACGGTCACGTAGTCGTAAAAGATCGTTCAGCAGATCTAGATCGAGATCTAGATCAATATCGAGATCGAGGTCTAGATCGAGGTCAAAGTCACGATCGAGGTCAAGATCAAGATCAAGATCGAGGTCTTGCTCGAAATCGAGATCTATATCACGCGGCAAATCGAGGTCGAAATCACGTTCACAATCAAAATTGAGGTCTGGATCGAGATCTCGTAGTAGAAGACAAAGCAGAAGTAGATCCCGTTCGAAAAGGCGACGAGGAAGATCGAGATCAAGATCGAAATCCGACACTAGAATGAGGTCTCGATCGCGACGATCGAGATCTAAGAAAAAATCTCGTTCGAAGAGTCACTCTAATTCTCGAAACAACAGTAAACATCCTTATAGGCGCAGGCGAGAAAGATCAGTATCGAAGGTGAAAATTACAAGAGCTAAATCTCGTAGTACGTCGCCTAAAAGAAGATCGCGTAGTAGTACCTGGTCTATGCCTAAATCACCTGGCAGAAGAAGCTGTTCTTGGTCAAAAGGGGCAGAAGCTGTGAGCAATAAAATGGACACTGTTCAATCGACAAATATAATGGAGCAAGAAACTGCAAATAAAGGAGCGCCACAAACCTTTCATTTGGAAAATATAACTTCTGATTGA
- the LOC117156897 gene encoding uncharacterized protein LOC117156897 isoform X1: protein MSDGKKVGENSSTEVVNQFRSCRDLSDIVPLYTQRALYLKPVAKINVSVNLPQLKVAGKTISTWEVMEKIRALILPDQFASLKVAKSTLEFIRLEGDLQDRCRLQRVLARLDSQRLNLSGFPNVLKVRAAETKDDFPTRHSWNSYFRDAKHMNELKPGERPDTIHITGLPVKWFTEDGATMPSESLINKIFKKWGVLRRIDVPAADPYRSRMRLGTNINKFSYEDGIFFDAYIQYIEYMDFVRAMDALRGMKLLKKEEEKAFTASIKITFDKTKHMSDSSVAHREFERKRLIAQDTLAAERLRRKEEAEEKRREELKKKEEADAVAKENRRKKREEKRKRKAITIFRKKEEDKVSMKIAREGQKLIKAQRQLESIRLLDELFDRIKIKVENNEIKIDEFSNDAKREDKRSNKVAGTIEILSSEEDSKDEKKDKKVKKSKKRKSKKEKKKKKKRKKGGKDSENSASLSEESGAEEQTKKLKSVLNQNVTYPSSSTAPSTLEPLSYPTLYPRFPQPWYYDAPLPVIYPSLPRGISRGGRFPRGRGRGFSWRNAGNPHTLHTFNPHLYNEQYYKYFAHLVGQDYHSFDYRSSRSRSRKRSFSRSRSRSRSISRSRSRSRSKSRSRSRSRSRSRSCSKSRSISRGKSRSKSRSQSKLRSGSRSRSRRQSRSRSRSKRRRGRSRSRSKSDTRMRSRSRRSRSKKKSRSKSHSNSRNNSKHPYRRRRERSVSKVKITRAKSRSTSPKRRSRSSTWSMPKSPGRRSCSWSKGAEAVSNKMDTVQSTNIMEQETANKGAPQTFHLENITSD, encoded by the exons ATGAGCGATGGTAAGAAAGTAGGTGAAAATTCCAGTACTGAGGTTGTTAACCAATTTCGAAGCTGTAGGGATCTTAGTGATATCGTGCCTCTGTATACGCAACGCGCGCTTTACTTAAAACCAGTCGCAAAGATAAATGTTTCTGTTAATCTTCCTCAACTAAAAGTAGCAG GAAAGACAATATCAACATGGGAAGTAATGGAGAAGATCCGTGCCCTTATATTACCGGACCAGTTTGCATCTCTGAAAGTAGCCAAGAGTACATTGGAATTTATCAGATTGGAAGGAGATTTGCAAGACAGATGCAGACTACAGCGTGTGCTTGCAAGATTGGATTCCCAGCGTTTGAACTTGTCTGGATTCCCCAATGTGCTAAAAGTCCGTGCAGCAGAAACAAAGGATGATTTTCCAACGAGGCATAGTTGGAATTCTTATTTTAGAGATGCCAAGCATATGAATGAACTAAAACCTGGAGAAAGGCCTGATACTATACACATAACAGGCTTACCTGTTAAATGGTTCACTGAAGATGGTGCAACTATGCCCAGTGAATCCTTGATCAATAAGATCTTCAAGAAATGGGGAGTACTTAGAAGAATAGATGTACCTGCTGCTGATCCTTATAGGTCTAGAATGCGTCTTGgcacaaatataaataagtttAGTTATGAAGATGGCATATTTTTTGATgcgtatattcaatatattgaatatatgGATTTTGTTAGAGCTATGGATGCATTGCGTGGTATGAAACttcttaaaaaagaagaagaaaaagcatTTACAGCCTCTATTAAG attACTTTTGATAAAACAAAACACATGAGCGATAGTTCTGTTGCACATAGAGAATTTGAAAGAAAACGTCTTATAGCCCAGGATACATTAGCAGCAGAACGACTTCGTAGGAAAGAAGAAGCTGAAGAAAAACGTCGAGAAGAACTAAA gaagaaagaagaagctgATGCAGTAGCTAAAGAAAATAGACGGAAAAAACGggaagagaaacgaaaacgTAAAGCTATAACTATATTTCGAAAGAAGGAAGAGGATAAGGTGTCCATGAAGATTGCCAGAGAAGGccaaaaattaataaaagcaCAAAGGCAACTTGAAAGCATTCGTTTGTTAGATGAATTATTTGATAGAATAAAG ATAAAAGTAGAAAACAATGAGATTAAAATAGATGAATTCTCAAACGATGCAAAAAGGGAAGACAAGAGAAGTAATAAAGTAGCTGGTACCATTGAAATATTGAGTTCAGAAGAAGATTCTAAGGATgaaaagaaagataagaaagtaaaaaaatcaaagaagagaaaatctaagaaagaaaaaaagaaaaag AAGAAACGGAAGAAGGGTGGTAAGGATTCTGAAAATTCTGCAAGCCTAAGCGAGGAATCAGGCGCAGAAGAGcaaacaaaaaaattaaaaagtgttCTGAATCAAAATGTTACATATCCATCATCGTCAACAG CACCGTCAACTTTAGAACCTCTTTCTTATCCCACCCTTTATCCACGTTTCCCACAACCATGGTATTATGATGCGCCCCTGCCTGTGATTTACCCCAGTTTACCGAGAGGTATATCCAGAGGTGGTCGTTTTCCACGAGGACGGGGTAGGGGATTTTCATGGCGTAATGCTGGAAATCCTCATACGTTACATACATTTAATCCTCATCTGTATAACGAACAGTACTACAAATACTTTGCTCATTTAGTAGGCCAGGACTATCATTCTTTCGACTACAGAAGCTCACGGTCACGTAGTCGTAAAAGATCGTTCAGCAGATCTAGATCGAGATCTAGATCAATATCGAGATCGAGGTCTAGATCGAGGTCAAAGTCACGATCGAGGTCAAGATCAAGATCAAGATCGAGGTCTTGCTCGAAATCGAGATCTATATCACGCGGCAAATCGAGGTCGAAATCACGTTCACAATCAAAATTGAGGTCTGGATCGAGATCTCGTAGTAGAAGACAAAGCAGAAGTAGATCCCGTTCGAAAAGGCGACGAGGAAGATCGAGATCAAGATCGAAATCCGACACTAGAATGAGGTCTCGATCGCGACGATCGAGATCTAAGAAAAAATCTCGTTCGAAGAGTCACTCTAATTCTCGAAACAACAGTAAACATCCTTATAGGCGCAGGCGAGAAAGATCAGTATCGAAGGTGAAAATTACAAGAGCTAAATCTCGTAGTACGTCGCCTAAAAGAAGATCGCGTAGTAGTACCTGGTCTATGCCTAAATCACCTGGCAGAAGAAGCTGTTCTTGGTCAAAAGGGGCAGAAGCTGTGAGCAATAAAATGGACACTGTTCAATCGACAAATATAATGGAGCAAGAAACTGCAAATAAAGGAGCGCCACAAACCTTTCATTTGGAAAATATAACTTCTGATTGA
- the LOC117156897 gene encoding uncharacterized protein LOC117156897 isoform X2 produces MSDGKKVGENSSTEVVNQFRSCRDLSDIVPLYTQRALYLKPVAKINVSVNLPQLKVAGKTISTWEVMEKIRALILPDQFASLKVAKSTLEFIRLEGDLQDRCRLQRVLARLDSQRLNLSGFPNVLKVRAAETKDDFPTRHSWNSYFRDAKHMNELKPGERPDTIHITGLPVKWFTEDGATMPSESLINKIFKKWGVLRRIDVPAADPYRSRMRLGTNINKFSYEDGIFFDAYIQYIEYMDFVRAMDALRGMKLLKKEEEKAFTASIKITFDKTKHMSDSSVAHREFERKRLIAQDTLAAERLRRKEEAEEKRREELKKKEEADAVAKENRRKKREEKRKRKAITIFRKKEEDKVSMKIAREGQKLIKAQRQLESIRLLDELFDRIKIKVENNEIKIDEFSNDAKREDKRSNKVAGTIEILSSEEDSKDEKKDKKVKKSKKRKSKKEKKKKKRKKGGKDSENSASLSEESGAEEQTKKLKSVLNQNVTYPSSSTAPSTLEPLSYPTLYPRFPQPWYYDAPLPVIYPSLPRGISRGGRFPRGRGRGFSWRNAGNPHTLHTFNPHLYNEQYYKYFAHLVGQDYHSFDYRSSRSRSRKRSFSRSRSRSRSISRSRSRSRSKSRSRSRSRSRSRSCSKSRSISRGKSRSKSRSQSKLRSGSRSRSRRQSRSRSRSKRRRGRSRSRSKSDTRMRSRSRRSRSKKKSRSKSHSNSRNNSKHPYRRRRERSVSKVKITRAKSRSTSPKRRSRSSTWSMPKSPGRRSCSWSKGAEAVSNKMDTVQSTNIMEQETANKGAPQTFHLENITSD; encoded by the exons ATGAGCGATGGTAAGAAAGTAGGTGAAAATTCCAGTACTGAGGTTGTTAACCAATTTCGAAGCTGTAGGGATCTTAGTGATATCGTGCCTCTGTATACGCAACGCGCGCTTTACTTAAAACCAGTCGCAAAGATAAATGTTTCTGTTAATCTTCCTCAACTAAAAGTAGCAG GAAAGACAATATCAACATGGGAAGTAATGGAGAAGATCCGTGCCCTTATATTACCGGACCAGTTTGCATCTCTGAAAGTAGCCAAGAGTACATTGGAATTTATCAGATTGGAAGGAGATTTGCAAGACAGATGCAGACTACAGCGTGTGCTTGCAAGATTGGATTCCCAGCGTTTGAACTTGTCTGGATTCCCCAATGTGCTAAAAGTCCGTGCAGCAGAAACAAAGGATGATTTTCCAACGAGGCATAGTTGGAATTCTTATTTTAGAGATGCCAAGCATATGAATGAACTAAAACCTGGAGAAAGGCCTGATACTATACACATAACAGGCTTACCTGTTAAATGGTTCACTGAAGATGGTGCAACTATGCCCAGTGAATCCTTGATCAATAAGATCTTCAAGAAATGGGGAGTACTTAGAAGAATAGATGTACCTGCTGCTGATCCTTATAGGTCTAGAATGCGTCTTGgcacaaatataaataagtttAGTTATGAAGATGGCATATTTTTTGATgcgtatattcaatatattgaatatatgGATTTTGTTAGAGCTATGGATGCATTGCGTGGTATGAAACttcttaaaaaagaagaagaaaaagcatTTACAGCCTCTATTAAG attACTTTTGATAAAACAAAACACATGAGCGATAGTTCTGTTGCACATAGAGAATTTGAAAGAAAACGTCTTATAGCCCAGGATACATTAGCAGCAGAACGACTTCGTAGGAAAGAAGAAGCTGAAGAAAAACGTCGAGAAGAACTAAA gaagaaagaagaagctgATGCAGTAGCTAAAGAAAATAGACGGAAAAAACGggaagagaaacgaaaacgTAAAGCTATAACTATATTTCGAAAGAAGGAAGAGGATAAGGTGTCCATGAAGATTGCCAGAGAAGGccaaaaattaataaaagcaCAAAGGCAACTTGAAAGCATTCGTTTGTTAGATGAATTATTTGATAGAATAAAG ATAAAAGTAGAAAACAATGAGATTAAAATAGATGAATTCTCAAACGATGCAAAAAGGGAAGACAAGAGAAGTAATAAAGTAGCTGGTACCATTGAAATATTGAGTTCAGAAGAAGATTCTAAGGATgaaaagaaagataagaaagtaaaaaaatcaaagaagagaaaatctaagaaagaaaaaaagaaaaag AAACGGAAGAAGGGTGGTAAGGATTCTGAAAATTCTGCAAGCCTAAGCGAGGAATCAGGCGCAGAAGAGcaaacaaaaaaattaaaaagtgttCTGAATCAAAATGTTACATATCCATCATCGTCAACAG CACCGTCAACTTTAGAACCTCTTTCTTATCCCACCCTTTATCCACGTTTCCCACAACCATGGTATTATGATGCGCCCCTGCCTGTGATTTACCCCAGTTTACCGAGAGGTATATCCAGAGGTGGTCGTTTTCCACGAGGACGGGGTAGGGGATTTTCATGGCGTAATGCTGGAAATCCTCATACGTTACATACATTTAATCCTCATCTGTATAACGAACAGTACTACAAATACTTTGCTCATTTAGTAGGCCAGGACTATCATTCTTTCGACTACAGAAGCTCACGGTCACGTAGTCGTAAAAGATCGTTCAGCAGATCTAGATCGAGATCTAGATCAATATCGAGATCGAGGTCTAGATCGAGGTCAAAGTCACGATCGAGGTCAAGATCAAGATCAAGATCGAGGTCTTGCTCGAAATCGAGATCTATATCACGCGGCAAATCGAGGTCGAAATCACGTTCACAATCAAAATTGAGGTCTGGATCGAGATCTCGTAGTAGAAGACAAAGCAGAAGTAGATCCCGTTCGAAAAGGCGACGAGGAAGATCGAGATCAAGATCGAAATCCGACACTAGAATGAGGTCTCGATCGCGACGATCGAGATCTAAGAAAAAATCTCGTTCGAAGAGTCACTCTAATTCTCGAAACAACAGTAAACATCCTTATAGGCGCAGGCGAGAAAGATCAGTATCGAAGGTGAAAATTACAAGAGCTAAATCTCGTAGTACGTCGCCTAAAAGAAGATCGCGTAGTAGTACCTGGTCTATGCCTAAATCACCTGGCAGAAGAAGCTGTTCTTGGTCAAAAGGGGCAGAAGCTGTGAGCAATAAAATGGACACTGTTCAATCGACAAATATAATGGAGCAAGAAACTGCAAATAAAGGAGCGCCACAAACCTTTCATTTGGAAAATATAACTTCTGATTGA